In Leptospira congkakensis, a single window of DNA contains:
- a CDS encoding apolipoprotein N-acyltransferase yields MKLVRFLISREGIISVFCYSVTAVFSFLSFAPLNLPFFVWVAPFGLFLIEKRNRGQWKKLVYHGFGFSILFYLVSFHWIYHMTTVFGGFDWYLAVPIFIGSAILLNFKFPVYLLLFSFLAKRVGKFFPVIASVSILFAEFFTPQVFPWYFGNVVAENQILAQNAEYVSSYGLSAFLFFVSYYLFAFRKPKTFFRLFTNFLSKHKGFQKQFSFGVLSFVLVLILFFGNGYYLFQKWSDVKPVAERDVLIVQPNAPLEFRDGRNPVEEIRKLMARIDSMTERELKENPVDLVVLPESGVPFFTTHDTEVTRYSRIYWHQFESLMAILALRHGTNLFYNELDADVVSEALPGRISRRDVRMYNSSVLMNPNGERRNSYQKVFLLIFGEYMPFEWMYALSGQTGQFAPGTSLNLIPYYEPRKTAPSQTKDLHFEDTVTIGPSGVREYYSKDKVEEKQIGSFLPLICYEVIISEFVRKFSGDPDFIVNVTNDKWYGNSVETYQHHTLGRLRAIEFRKWIVRSTNSGTSVFTDHLGRNIDNDFTPIETTAVIRKKVQVIPGEMTFYRLYGNLLSYLYMGIVGLVFFFYVKRNS; encoded by the coding sequence ATGAAACTGGTACGTTTTTTAATTTCGCGCGAAGGTATCATATCCGTTTTTTGTTATTCGGTCACCGCAGTATTTTCTTTCCTTTCTTTTGCTCCATTAAACCTTCCATTTTTTGTTTGGGTGGCTCCTTTTGGTTTGTTTCTTATTGAAAAACGAAACAGAGGCCAATGGAAAAAACTCGTCTATCACGGGTTTGGTTTTTCCATTCTATTTTATTTAGTTTCTTTTCATTGGATTTACCATATGACCACTGTTTTTGGTGGATTCGATTGGTATTTGGCAGTCCCTATTTTTATTGGTTCTGCAATTTTATTAAATTTTAAGTTTCCTGTTTATCTTTTGTTGTTTTCCTTTTTGGCTAAACGAGTGGGAAAATTTTTCCCTGTGATTGCTTCTGTTTCCATTCTATTTGCTGAATTTTTTACTCCCCAAGTGTTTCCTTGGTATTTCGGAAACGTTGTTGCCGAAAACCAAATTTTGGCACAAAATGCGGAGTATGTGAGTTCTTATGGACTTTCCGCATTCCTCTTTTTTGTTTCTTATTATTTATTCGCTTTTAGAAAACCAAAAACCTTCTTTCGGTTGTTTACAAACTTTCTTTCGAAACACAAAGGATTCCAAAAACAATTTTCATTCGGTGTCCTCAGTTTTGTTTTAGTTCTCATTCTGTTTTTTGGGAATGGGTATTATTTATTCCAAAAATGGTCGGATGTAAAACCCGTTGCCGAACGAGATGTTTTGATTGTACAACCGAACGCACCTTTAGAATTTCGAGATGGTAGAAATCCTGTAGAAGAAATTCGAAAACTAATGGCTCGGATTGATTCTATGACAGAGAGAGAACTGAAAGAGAATCCAGTGGACCTTGTTGTTTTGCCAGAATCAGGTGTTCCTTTTTTCACAACCCATGATACCGAAGTCACTCGTTATAGTCGCATCTATTGGCACCAGTTTGAATCTCTAATGGCAATTCTTGCTTTAAGACATGGAACCAATCTGTTTTACAACGAGTTAGATGCAGATGTAGTATCAGAAGCCCTCCCTGGTCGGATCTCCAGAAGAGATGTTCGGATGTACAATTCTTCTGTTCTAATGAATCCCAATGGTGAAAGAAGAAATAGCTACCAAAAAGTATTTTTACTCATCTTCGGAGAGTATATGCCTTTTGAATGGATGTATGCATTGTCTGGCCAAACCGGACAATTTGCACCGGGAACCAGTCTTAATTTAATCCCTTACTACGAACCAAGAAAAACGGCCCCTTCACAAACCAAAGACTTACACTTTGAAGATACCGTGACCATAGGACCTTCAGGAGTTCGGGAATACTATTCCAAAGATAAGGTAGAAGAAAAACAAATTGGAAGTTTTTTGCCTTTGATTTGTTATGAAGTCATCATCTCTGAATTTGTAAGAAAGTTTTCGGGTGATCCCGATTTTATTGTCAATGTGACTAACGACAAATGGTATGGGAACTCCGTAGAAACCTACCAACACCATACCTTGGGTCGACTTCGTGCGATTGAATTTCGTAAGTGGATTGTTCGTTCCACAAATTCTGGCACTTCCGTGTTTACAGATCATCTTGGACGCAATATCGATAATGATTTTACTCCTATAGAAACAACGGCAGTGATACGGAAAAAAGTACAAGTGATTCCAGGGGAAATGACTTTTTATCGGTTGTATGGAAACTTACTTTCTTATTTGTACATGGGAATTGTTGGGTTAGTGTTTTTCTTTTATGTTAAAAGGAATTCTTAA
- a CDS encoding PIN/TRAM domain-containing protein — protein sequence MKHLLSALGTILVSSVSFFFLYSESQNLVLAGSLAGIILTYSLILVLGERKLFPEIKADLVLCASVGALLGLSIAAFPVSLLNDYGYKSIAIFVAVLLFLTGIKTGVAFAKKPGLGIFGGSNSAGGSSFQIPGLETANTQIKDKILDTSVVIDGRILDIADTHFLDGPLILPNFVLREIQLISDSSDPIKRARGRRGLEMLNKLQRKGSIEVKITYTDYSDTREVDAKLVKLARDTGGAVVTNDFNLNKVAELQGVRVLNLNNLANALKPVVLPGEEFQISVIKEGKDENQGIGYLEDGTMVVIENGGHLVGKDVRVVVTSIIQTAAGKMIFTKVQNGNNNYNKS from the coding sequence ATGAAACACTTACTTTCAGCCCTTGGGACGATTCTCGTCTCTTCGGTATCGTTTTTCTTCTTATATTCGGAATCGCAAAACCTCGTTTTGGCGGGGTCACTTGCTGGAATCATTCTCACGTATTCCCTAATCCTCGTGTTAGGTGAAAGAAAATTATTCCCTGAAATCAAAGCTGATCTTGTACTTTGTGCCAGTGTAGGAGCACTTCTTGGTTTGTCCATTGCGGCATTCCCAGTCAGTCTCCTTAACGATTACGGATATAAATCCATCGCGATCTTTGTTGCGGTTCTTTTGTTCTTAACAGGAATCAAAACCGGAGTGGCTTTTGCTAAAAAACCAGGACTTGGTATTTTTGGTGGAAGTAATTCTGCCGGTGGCTCTAGTTTCCAAATCCCAGGACTCGAAACAGCAAATACCCAAATTAAAGATAAAATTCTAGATACTTCTGTTGTGATCGATGGTCGTATTTTGGATATTGCGGATACCCATTTTCTAGATGGTCCGCTCATCCTCCCTAACTTTGTTTTGCGTGAGATCCAACTCATCTCCGATTCTTCTGACCCAATCAAACGGGCTCGCGGAAGACGTGGTCTTGAGATGTTAAACAAACTTCAAAGAAAAGGTTCTATCGAAGTTAAAATCACTTATACCGATTATTCAGACACAAGAGAAGTGGATGCAAAACTTGTGAAACTAGCTCGTGATACTGGTGGAGCTGTTGTTACTAACGACTTCAACCTAAACAAAGTTGCTGAGTTACAAGGGGTTCGTGTTCTGAACTTGAACAACCTTGCCAATGCACTCAAACCAGTGGTTCTTCCTGGAGAAGAATTTCAAATTTCCGTCATCAAAGAAGGAAAGGATGAAAACCAGGGGATTGGTTACTTAGAAGATGGAACCATGGTTGTGATTGAAAACGGTGGTCACTTGGTAGGAAAAGATGTACGTGTGGTAGTCACAAGTATCATCCAAACTGCTGCCGGTAAAATGATTTTTACAAAAGTGCAAAACGGTAACAATAACTACAACAAATCGTAA
- a CDS encoding CarD family transcriptional regulator yields MATKKLNEKTKEPKFKVGDYVVYPIHGVGEVTEVAKKLILGKKKDCYSLEIQGSKMKVSIPVDRAMDVGIRSIIDKKEIKKVLTLLKKDEVDTEEDWKVRYQNNMNKIKSGSIFEVADVCRNLYRRAYGKELSIMERKLYESAYNLVKMEIALSKGVPQEEAGNIVSDVLAASVQGLAPAPPPKELDDDLDLE; encoded by the coding sequence TTGGCTACAAAAAAACTAAACGAAAAAACTAAAGAGCCTAAATTCAAGGTTGGGGATTACGTTGTATACCCGATCCATGGAGTAGGTGAAGTCACAGAAGTTGCTAAAAAGCTGATTCTGGGAAAGAAAAAAGACTGCTACAGTTTGGAAATTCAAGGTTCCAAAATGAAGGTCTCAATCCCGGTGGATCGCGCAATGGATGTGGGTATCCGGTCGATCATTGATAAAAAAGAGATCAAAAAAGTTCTCACTCTCCTAAAAAAGGATGAGGTCGACACGGAAGAGGACTGGAAAGTCCGTTACCAGAACAATATGAACAAGATCAAGTCTGGTTCCATTTTCGAAGTGGCTGATGTTTGCCGTAATCTTTACAGACGTGCCTATGGCAAAGAACTTTCCATTATGGAAAGAAAGCTCTATGAGAGCGCCTATAATTTAGTAAAGATGGAAATTGCACTTAGTAAAGGTGTACCCCAGGAAGAAGCAGGAAACATCGTATCTGATGTGTTAGCGGCTTCGGTTCAGGGATTGGCTCCAGCACCACCTCCAAAAGAATTGGATGATGATCTAGATTTAGAATAA
- a CDS encoding class I SAM-dependent methyltransferase: MKHNNDVHDIRYQNFLKPIVEKVVSNQNPTDQGLDFGSGPEPIVQFLLNKMGYPIKLYDPFFHNHLENINQIYDYIILTEVVEHFHFPNLEFQKLNQLLKPNGCLYILTHPYDDSIDFESWYYKNDKTHTFFYTTKSFEWISNQFGFKKLEIQNRIILLKK; encoded by the coding sequence ATGAAACACAATAACGATGTGCACGACATTCGTTACCAAAATTTTTTAAAACCAATTGTAGAGAAAGTTGTATCCAATCAAAACCCAACAGACCAGGGTCTAGACTTTGGATCGGGACCCGAACCTATCGTTCAGTTTTTACTAAACAAAATGGGTTATCCAATTAAACTCTATGATCCCTTCTTTCATAATCACTTAGAAAACATAAACCAAATATATGATTATATTATTCTTACAGAAGTTGTGGAACATTTCCATTTTCCGAATTTAGAATTCCAAAAATTAAACCAATTATTAAAACCAAATGGATGTTTGTACATTTTAACTCATCCCTATGACGACTCCATTGATTTCGAAAGTTGGTATTACAAAAATGACAAAACTCATACTTTCTTTTATACCACTAAATCTTTTGAATGGATTTCAAATCAGTTTGGATTCAAAAAACTAGAAATTCAAAATAGAATCATATTATTAAAAAAATAA
- a CDS encoding LamG domain-containing protein, with product MESCFLIIQQIRLFAFAFCLCSYCLPNSFNNTGDYESKSFAETEILKCFLEGRCGPNGVTSTNGFQIPPTLVSGLYAWYPLDGDINDKSGSAHHGYFPGGIWPATTGPSYSLSRSHLPNGTASFNGTDQYFGSDFTPLCNEDFAIALWIFPNNATNNQIIGFQQAIGYNPGPRLLLDATGHFEFSAFFSFWGNSSVTVGTSSTVLTANVWTHITYVHNGATQQGTIWVNGVGVGVTSDLIPSGDLPYVTGCITGSSPLPWWTGTPLNIGYGFANPRFYSGRMDDIWFFKGRQLSASDISTLMSLP from the coding sequence ATGGAGAGTTGTTTCCTAATCATCCAACAAATTCGATTATTTGCATTTGCATTCTGTTTATGTTCCTATTGTCTGCCGAACTCTTTTAATAATACAGGAGATTACGAAAGCAAATCATTCGCTGAAACTGAAATTTTAAAATGCTTTTTAGAAGGGCGTTGTGGTCCTAACGGCGTTACTTCTACAAATGGTTTCCAAATCCCGCCCACACTTGTCTCCGGTCTTTATGCATGGTATCCTCTGGATGGTGATATCAATGATAAGAGTGGAAGTGCTCATCATGGATATTTCCCTGGTGGAATTTGGCCTGCCACTACAGGTCCTTCGTATTCTCTCAGTCGTTCCCATCTGCCAAACGGTACTGCATCCTTCAACGGGACGGATCAGTACTTTGGTAGTGACTTTACTCCTCTTTGCAACGAGGACTTTGCCATTGCTTTATGGATTTTTCCAAATAATGCGACGAACAATCAAATTATAGGTTTCCAACAAGCTATTGGTTACAATCCAGGGCCCAGACTTTTATTAGATGCAACAGGTCATTTCGAGTTTTCTGCATTTTTTTCCTTTTGGGGTAATTCCAGTGTTACGGTAGGGACATCTTCAACGGTTTTAACCGCAAACGTATGGACTCATATCACTTACGTTCACAATGGAGCCACGCAGCAGGGAACAATTTGGGTCAATGGAGTGGGTGTGGGTGTTACCTCTGATCTTATCCCCTCAGGTGATCTTCCGTATGTCACTGGATGCATTACGGGCAGTTCACCGCTTCCTTGGTGGACCGGAACACCACTAAACATTGGTTATGGTTTTGCTAACCCTCGTTTTTATTCAGGAAGGATGGATGATATTTGGTTTTTCAAAGGACGTCAGCTGAGTGCAAGTGACATCTCCACTTTGATGAGTCTTCCTTAG
- a CDS encoding 7TM diverse intracellular signaling domain-containing protein → MKWVRFLFFIWILTAGLSCSEEKHSRTNITNRFESFRDPQGQMSLEDVEKQTSWQNIKGDSLSFHFTKDIIWLRAKASDPAFLPDKILSLEWKALDNAILFLPDETSYQSFQTGDAYPKSTWAVPEALDPSFQIPRLKLTKHNYIYLRLQSVSLISFPIFSMDENAFHKKIILETGVIYLILGFCAVMFLISLFYLFAFRLYEFFYYGVYILTTTLWFNTQFGNSFHTFWPSATWWQSRSNLFFLALGIAASFQFVRIFLNTKQKTPWVDRILTLLALVGLISSFSILFTETNRIFSKIINLIYLISVPIILSAGIRVYLMGEKKIKFFLLCWGSYLCSGYISIFYYLGIIPYSLPVIYGSIFIFPIDLFFLLFNLLQKYKDLDGERNEILQRLLSINNSKDTRYTKSKLDSVNTNEFVIRLEKWMSETKPYLDETLDLEKTSLAIGLNLQQTSELINSQLGMSFRSYLNSYRIKEAKELLKTKPELSVIAIAFATGFGSKSVFNAEFKKSTGLAPGEYKKKS, encoded by the coding sequence ATGAAATGGGTTCGATTTTTGTTTTTTATATGGATCTTGACGGCTGGTCTATCCTGTTCCGAAGAGAAACACAGCAGAACTAACATTACGAATCGATTTGAATCCTTCCGTGATCCCCAAGGGCAGATGTCCTTGGAAGATGTAGAGAAACAAACATCTTGGCAAAACATAAAAGGGGATTCTCTCTCTTTTCATTTTACAAAAGACATCATCTGGCTCCGGGCTAAAGCTAGTGACCCCGCTTTTTTACCAGATAAAATCCTCTCTTTAGAATGGAAGGCATTAGACAACGCGATTCTTTTTTTACCGGACGAAACGTCCTACCAATCTTTTCAAACGGGAGACGCTTATCCTAAATCCACTTGGGCTGTTCCGGAAGCATTGGATCCTAGTTTTCAAATCCCAAGGCTCAAACTAACAAAACATAACTATATTTACTTACGACTTCAATCTGTGTCCCTCATCTCTTTTCCTATTTTCTCTATGGATGAGAATGCCTTTCATAAAAAGATTATTTTAGAAACCGGAGTGATCTACTTAATTCTTGGATTTTGTGCCGTTATGTTTCTTATCAGCCTGTTTTATCTCTTTGCATTTCGGCTTTATGAATTTTTTTACTATGGAGTCTATATACTAACAACGACTTTGTGGTTCAACACTCAATTTGGAAATTCCTTCCATACTTTTTGGCCGAGTGCAACTTGGTGGCAAAGTAGATCCAATTTATTTTTTTTGGCTTTGGGAATTGCTGCCTCTTTTCAGTTTGTAAGAATATTTTTAAACACAAAACAAAAAACTCCTTGGGTTGATCGCATTTTAACCCTACTGGCACTCGTTGGACTCATATCCTCTTTCAGTATCCTTTTCACCGAAACAAATAGGATCTTTTCGAAAATCATCAACCTCATTTATTTGATATCGGTTCCCATCATCCTCTCTGCCGGGATTCGGGTCTACTTAATGGGAGAGAAAAAAATCAAATTCTTTCTCCTCTGTTGGGGGAGTTATCTTTGTTCCGGATACATTTCTATTTTTTATTACTTAGGAATCATTCCTTATTCTCTGCCGGTCATATATGGATCCATATTCATATTTCCGATCGATTTGTTTTTTTTATTATTCAACCTGCTTCAAAAATACAAAGATTTGGATGGGGAAAGAAATGAAATCTTACAAAGACTTCTCTCCATAAACAATTCCAAAGACACACGTTATACGAAATCCAAACTAGATTCGGTCAATACAAACGAATTTGTGATTCGACTAGAGAAATGGATGTCAGAAACAAAACCATATTTAGATGAAACTTTGGATTTAGAAAAAACATCTCTTGCCATCGGACTGAACCTACAGCAGACATCGGAACTAATTAATTCGCAATTAGGAATGAGTTTCCGATCCTATTTGAATTCCTATCGAATCAAAGAGGCCAAAGAACTTCTAAAAACCAAACCGGAGTTATCGGTGATTGCCATCGCATTTGCAACAGGATTCGGTTCGAAATCGGTATTCAATGCGGAATTCAAAAAATCGACAGGACTTGCACCTGGAGAATACAAAAAGAAATCTTAA
- a CDS encoding PP2C family protein-serine/threonine phosphatase, producing the protein MYQYFKTILSKFLDLTPERKIYNQDYIAELDRHTRIIQIPGSIIGVFGMLGFAFDTDAKLHPEFPELFYFRIGYSLLCFSYIVFIIYNHFKNKFSSWEGLTWAYLTYAYLLFTAAYYTGRIADDAPYVSGYQMLVMILPFLPLPRKTLFIYYPISILIFFISVYVYKPDLSTAASAYSMQNLAISYVLGIFSGLIMERYRFHSFLNHKRIIKKNEEITKTVDEIQTLKSQQDGDYFLTSLLLEPLLGHETDGNAVSIETVVNQYKKFYFRNKEYQLGGDYVSVFNLILQGKRYKAFINGDAMGKSIQGAGGAIVLGAVYNSIIIRSKMDPVSSNRSPERWLHDCFLDLQKVFETFDGAMLVSAVVGLLEESTGTLYFINLEHPWVILYRDGKARFIEDEIHYYKLGVMEVPTNRFISVFQLQKGDKIICGSDGKDDLVISESGRYREINENQNLILNCLEESKGDVKNVISILKTRGKFSDDLSLISMEYNLGSFSKPGVYWEEAKKFIKLKQYSKSLDILLSYNSALEISIKELKYITRLYEKEGILLKAMEYASLALETFPSDTRWMFHTSVLYKRLYSIYKSKSFLEESQELGERVRLRQPANIGNLIHLADVCRLSGDKDRANYLVGLIKKMSPEHPRLKEIISVI; encoded by the coding sequence GTGTATCAGTATTTCAAAACGATTCTTTCTAAATTTTTAGACCTAACCCCTGAAAGGAAAATATATAACCAGGATTATATTGCCGAATTAGATAGGCATACTCGAATCATCCAGATTCCTGGTAGTATCATTGGTGTTTTTGGTATGTTAGGGTTTGCATTTGATACAGATGCCAAACTACACCCTGAATTTCCTGAATTATTCTATTTCCGCATTGGATACAGTCTTCTTTGTTTTTCCTATATTGTTTTTATTATCTACAATCATTTTAAAAACAAGTTTTCCTCCTGGGAAGGTCTTACCTGGGCCTATCTAACATACGCCTACCTTTTGTTTACCGCTGCTTATTATACGGGTCGAATTGCCGATGATGCTCCCTATGTTTCTGGGTATCAGATGCTCGTGATGATCCTTCCTTTTTTACCACTCCCTAGAAAAACTTTATTCATTTATTATCCTATATCCATTCTGATTTTTTTCATTTCTGTTTATGTGTATAAACCAGATCTTTCTACCGCTGCATCAGCATATTCGATGCAAAACTTAGCGATCAGTTACGTTCTTGGAATTTTCAGCGGCCTCATTATGGAAAGATATCGTTTTCATTCTTTTTTAAACCACAAACGAATCATTAAAAAGAACGAAGAAATTACAAAAACTGTCGATGAAATTCAAACTTTAAAGTCTCAGCAGGACGGTGATTATTTTTTAACCTCGCTTTTACTCGAACCATTACTTGGGCATGAAACAGATGGAAATGCAGTAAGTATTGAAACTGTGGTCAATCAATACAAAAAGTTTTATTTTAGAAACAAAGAATACCAGTTAGGTGGTGATTATGTTTCTGTATTTAACTTAATTCTCCAAGGAAAACGTTACAAAGCATTCATCAATGGAGATGCCATGGGTAAATCGATCCAGGGAGCAGGGGGAGCCATTGTCCTCGGAGCTGTTTATAACTCAATTATCATTCGCTCTAAGATGGATCCAGTTTCTTCTAATCGGTCGCCAGAACGTTGGTTGCATGATTGTTTTTTGGATTTACAAAAGGTTTTTGAAACTTTCGACGGAGCCATGTTGGTATCTGCCGTAGTAGGTTTGTTGGAAGAATCTACGGGAACTTTGTATTTTATTAATTTAGAACACCCTTGGGTAATTTTGTATCGTGATGGAAAAGCAAGATTTATCGAAGATGAAATTCATTATTATAAATTAGGTGTAATGGAAGTTCCAACCAATCGATTCATCTCAGTTTTCCAGTTACAAAAAGGAGATAAAATTATTTGTGGATCAGACGGAAAAGATGATTTAGTAATCTCTGAATCGGGCAGGTATCGGGAAATCAATGAGAATCAAAATTTAATTTTAAATTGTCTGGAAGAATCAAAAGGAGATGTAAAAAATGTGATCTCCATTTTAAAAACAAGAGGAAAGTTCTCAGATGATTTAAGTTTGATATCAATGGAGTATAACTTAGGGTCATTTTCTAAACCTGGAGTCTACTGGGAGGAAGCTAAAAAGTTTATTAAACTAAAACAATATAGCAAATCTTTGGATATACTTTTATCCTATAATTCAGCCTTAGAAATTTCCATTAAAGAATTAAAATACATCACTAGATTGTATGAAAAAGAGGGAATACTGCTTAAGGCAATGGAATATGCGAGTTTGGCATTGGAGACTTTCCCATCTGATACAAGATGGATGTTCCATACCTCAGTTTTATACAAACGTCTCTATTCTATTTACAAATCAAAATCTTTTTTAGAAGAATCGCAAGAATTGGGTGAAAGGGTGAGGTTGCGACAACCAGCAAATATTGGGAATTTGATTCATTTAGCGGATGTTTGTCGTTTGAGCGGAGATAAGGATCGGGCTAATTATTTAGTGGGTTTGATTAAAAAAATGTCCCCGGAACATCCTAGACTAAAAGAAATTATTTCTGTGATTTAG
- a CDS encoding cytochrome C oxidase subunit IV family protein codes for MEYVINYGLYFIALVAVFTPILGFGIFAPGIAKATIVGFIINWFGQFFQTDRYAKFTEENKDNKLLKFVLGDEDHKEDHASASMWVEDGEEEEEHHEHHVISIKTYVYVLLALFFGTFVTVWVAQYDLGKWNMIVAMAVATCKAFFVLAYFMHLKYDNMLNRVIFLSAFVFLALLFAFSFGDIISRIAPTAQF; via the coding sequence ATGGAATACGTAATCAATTACGGACTTTACTTCATCGCCCTCGTTGCAGTTTTCACTCCAATTCTTGGATTTGGAATCTTTGCACCAGGGATTGCAAAGGCTACTATTGTAGGATTCATCATCAATTGGTTTGGTCAGTTTTTCCAAACAGATCGTTATGCGAAGTTTACAGAAGAAAACAAAGACAACAAATTATTGAAATTTGTTTTAGGTGATGAAGATCACAAAGAAGACCATGCTTCTGCTTCTATGTGGGTAGAAGATGGTGAAGAGGAAGAAGAACACCACGAACACCATGTGATTTCTATCAAAACTTATGTGTATGTTCTTTTGGCGCTTTTCTTCGGAACTTTTGTAACCGTTTGGGTAGCACAATACGATTTAGGAAAGTGGAACATGATTGTAGCCATGGCAGTTGCAACTTGTAAGGCTTTCTTCGTTTTGGCTTATTTCATGCACTTAAAGTATGATAATATGCTAAACCGTGTGATTTTCCTTTCTGCATTTGTCTTTTTGGCATTGTTGTTTGCGTTCTCGTTTGGTGATATCATCTCTCGAATCGCGCCTACAGCTCAGTTCTAG
- a CDS encoding cytochrome c oxidase subunit 3 family protein, protein MTSVSSSSEFQHQHHFKSAEHQYASSKQGIWLFLCTEILMFGGLFVGYLIYHSLYPTVFKNGSETLDWKMGAVNTVVLLVSSFTMAAAINYVQRGLHKIAAIMLALTIACAGAFMVIKYFEYSHKFHVGTVPGKFSLVDPSCGAGGKRAECESKISALLKNPAELEKNHVSAEEVSRLKAVISQPKWEMFYGFYFVMTGLHGVHVVAGALLIFWIFIKTLRRKVGPEYYTPVEGVGLFWHVVDLVWIYLFPLLYLVG, encoded by the coding sequence ATGACTTCCGTTAGTTCTTCAAGTGAATTTCAACACCAACACCATTTTAAGAGTGCAGAACACCAATATGCCTCTTCCAAACAAGGAATCTGGTTATTCCTTTGCACAGAAATCCTTATGTTCGGTGGCCTATTCGTAGGTTACCTAATTTACCATTCTCTTTACCCAACCGTTTTCAAAAATGGTTCGGAAACATTAGATTGGAAAATGGGAGCGGTGAACACCGTTGTGCTTCTCGTCAGTTCCTTTACGATGGCTGCGGCGATTAACTACGTTCAACGTGGATTACACAAAATCGCAGCGATTATGTTAGCTTTAACGATTGCTTGTGCTGGTGCCTTCATGGTGATCAAATACTTCGAATATAGCCACAAGTTCCATGTAGGAACTGTTCCCGGCAAATTTTCGTTAGTTGATCCTTCTTGTGGTGCGGGTGGAAAAAGAGCTGAGTGTGAATCTAAGATTTCTGCTCTTCTTAAAAACCCTGCTGAACTTGAAAAAAACCATGTGAGCGCAGAAGAAGTTTCTCGTTTGAAAGCAGTGATTTCTCAACCAAAATGGGAAATGTTCTACGGTTTTTACTTTGTCATGACTGGTCTTCACGGGGTACACGTGGTAGCTGGTGCTCTCCTTATCTTCTGGATTTTCATTAAAACTCTAAGAAGAAAAGTTGGACCTGAATACTACACTCCTGTAGAAGGTGTGGGTCTTTTCTGGCACGTTGTGGACTTGGTATGGATTTACCTCTTCCCACTTCTTTATTTAGTAGGATAA